A stretch of the Thunnus thynnus chromosome 7, fThuThy2.1, whole genome shotgun sequence genome encodes the following:
- the LOC137186668 gene encoding olfactory receptor 4E2-like, which yields MINSTKISYFSLVAYFDTGVFKYLYFMVIMSLYFFIVCANVLLIVVICMNRSLHEPMYLFLCSLFVNELFGSTGLFPFLLVQILSDIHTVSAPLCFLQIFCLYSYASVEFFNLAIMSYDRYLAICCPLHYNTHMTSKKIGTLIAITWLYPCFAIVVWLSLTTPLQLCGNIIDKVFCAAHSVVKLACSNTSGSNIYGLIVCFGTIFVALNVILYTYLHILRVCFSGSKQTRQKAVSTCTPHLASLLNFSLGACFELSQSRFDMSRVPNMLRIFLSLYFLTCPPLFNPVMYGLKMSKIRALSKSLISNVGY from the coding sequence ATGATAAACTCCACaaagatttcatatttttcacttGTGGCCTATTTTGACACTGGggttttcaaatatttgtatttcatggtaattatgtcattgtatttttttattgtttgtgccAATGTTTTGCTCATTGTGGTTATCTGTATGAACAGGAGCTTACATGAACCTATGTACCTTTTTCTGTGCAGCCTGTTTGTAAATGAACTGTTTGGTAGTACAGGGTTGTTTCCATTCCTTCTGGTTCAGATCCTCTCTGACATTCACACTGTTTCTGCTCCCCTTTGTTTCCtgcagattttctgtttgtactCTTATGCAAGTGTGGAATTTTTCAACTTAGCCATCATGTCTTATGACAGATACCTCGCTATCTGTTGTCCTCTACATTATAACACACATATGACGTCTAAAAAGATTGGCACACTTATTGCCATAACATGGTTATACCCTTGTTTTGCGATTGTCGTTTGGTTATCTTTGACTActcctctgcagctgtgtggGAATATCATTGATAAAGTTTTCTGTGCTGCCCACTCTGTTGTCAAGCTGGCATGCTCTAACACCAGTGGAAGTAATATATATGGACTTATTGTATGTTTTGGAACAATCTTTGTTGCTTTAAATGTAATTCTTTACACTTACTTGCACATTCttagagtttgtttttctggttctAAACAGACCAGACAGAAAGCCGTCAGTACCTGCACACCTCACCTTGCTTCCCTGCTCAACTTCTCTCTCGGGGCTTGCTTTGAATTATCGCAGAGCAGGTTTGATATGAGCAGAGTACCAAATATGCTTcgaatatttttatcattatactTTCTTACATGCCCACCGCTGTTCAACCCTGTAATGTATGGCctgaaaatgtctaaaatacGGGCCTTGAGTAAAAGTCTTATATCAAATGTTGGCTATTAA
- the LOC137186667 gene encoding olfactory receptor 4B13-like, with product MLNSTQVSYFTLAAYFDTGVFKYLYFMIVMSLYMLIICANVLLIVVICMNRSLHEPMYLFLCSLFVNELYGSTGLFPFLLVQILSDIHTVSAPLCFLQIFCLYSYASVEFFNLAIMSYDRYLAICCPLHYNTRMTSHKITLLIAVTWLYAYVICFVPITLSVPLQLCSNIINKVYCDNYSIVKLACYNTTVINIYGLTATALIVSCPVTLIFYTYIKILQVCFSGSKQTRQKAVSTCTPHLASLLNFTVGAGFELVQHRFDMSRVPNMLRIFLSLYWLTCQPLFNSVMYGLKMSNIRIICKNMFFA from the coding sequence ATGTTAAATTCCACACAGGTTTCATATTTCACACTTGCTGCCTACTTCGACACTGgggtttttaaatatttatatttcatgatTGTCATGTCTTTATATATGTTAATCATTTGTGCCAATGTTTTGCTCATTGTGGTTATCTGTATGAACAGAAGCTTACATGAACCTATGTATCTTTTTCTGTGCAGCCTGTTTGTAAATGAACTGTATGGTAGTACAGGGTTGTTTCCATTCCTTCTGGTTCAGATCCTCTCTGACATTCACACTGTTTCTGCTCCCCTTTGTTTCCtgcagattttctgtttgtactCTTATGCAAGTGTGGAATTTTTCAACTTAGCCATCATGTCTTATGACAGATATCTTGCTATCTGTTGTCCTCTACATTATAACACACGGATGACGTCTCATAAGATAACACTACTTATTGCTGTAACGTGGTTATATGcttatgttatatgttttgttcCAATAACTTTGAGTGTCCCTTTACAGCTGTGTAGTAACATCATTAACAAAGTTTACTGTGATAACTACTCTATTGTCAAACTGGCATGTTACAACACAACAGTCATTAATATTTATGGACTCACTGCCACAGCTCTTATAGTTTCATGTCCTGTAACTCTAATCTTTTACACGTACATAAAAATTcttcaagtttgtttttctggttctaaacagacaagacagaaaGCCGTCAGTACCTGCACACCTCACCTTGCTTCCCTGCTCAACTTCACCGTTGGGGCTGGCTTTGAATTAGTGCAGCACAGGTTTGATATGAGCAGAGTACCAAATATGCTTcgaatatttttatcattatactGGCTCACATGTCAGCCACTCTTCAACTCTGTAATGTATGGCCTGAAAATGTCTAATATCCGTAtcatatgtaaaaatatgttttttgcttAA
- the LOC137186830 gene encoding olfactory receptor 52D1-like translates to MNSTQFSSFTLAAYFDNGLFKYLYFMIVMSLYMLIVCANVLLIVIICMNRSLHEPMYLFLCSLFVNELFGSTGLFPFLLVQILSDIHTVSASFCFLQIFCVYTYASIQFSNLATMSYDRYLAICCPLQYNTHVTYNKTAFLITVTWLYPFLAIFILISLSSSLQLCGNIINKVYCDNYSIVKLACSDTRVNNIYGIVYTFTTIVLVLLIICSYVKILKVCFSGSKQTRQKAVSTCTPHLASLLNFSCGCFFEIVQNRFDMSSVPNMLRIFVSLYFLTCPPLFNPVLYGLNITKIRITCKSVVFGRM, encoded by the coding sequence ATGAACTCTACACAGTTTTCTTCTTTCACACTTGCTGCCTACTTTGACAACGGGCTGTTCAAATACTTATATTTCATGATTGTCATGTCTTTATATATGTTAATAGTTTGTGCCAATGTTTTGCTCATTGTGATTATCTGTATGAACAGAAGCTTACATGAACCTATGTACCTTTTTCTGTGCAGCCTGTTTGTAAATGAACTGTTTGGTAGTACAGGTTTGTTCCCATTCCTTCTGGTTCAGATCCTCTCTGACATTCACactgtttctgcttctttttgcttcctgcagattttctgtgtgtatacatatgcaAGTATACAGTTTAGTAATCTAGCCACCATGTCTTATGACAGATACCTTGCTATCTGTTGTCCTTTACAATATAATACACATGTGACATATAACAAAACTGCCTTTCTCATTACTGTAACATGGTTATACCCGTTTCttgctatttttattttgatatctTTGAGTTCCTCTTTACAGCTGTGTGGAAACATCATTAACAAAGTTTACTGTGACAACTACTCTATTGTTAAACTGGCATGCTCCGACACCAGAGTCAATAACATCTATGGAATCGTTTACACGTTTACAACAATTGTTCTTGTACTTTTAATCATTTGCTCTTATGTAAAGATtcttaaagtttgtttttctggttctAAACAGACCAGACAGAAAGCCGTCAGTACCTGCACACCTCACCTTGCTTCCCTGCTCAACTTCTCTTGTGGTTGTTTCTTTGAAATAGTGCAAAACAGATTTGATATGAGCAGTGTACCTAATATGTTGCGCATTTTTGTATCATTGTACTTCCTCACATGCCCACCGCTCTTCAATCCTGTACTATATGGACTGAATATAACCAAAATCCGCATCACATGTAAAAGTGTTGTCTTTGGTCGAATGTAA
- the LOC137186829 gene encoding olfactory receptor 11A1-like, whose product MMNSSQVSYFTLAAYFDIGLLKYLFFIITVCFYMLIVSANVLLIVVICMNRSLHEPMYLFLCSLFVNELYGSTGLFPFLLVQILSDIHTVSVFFCLMQIFCLYTYVNVQFYNLAVMSYDRYLAICFPLQYNMRMTSKKVAILIAVTWLFPLLAIVVMISLNASLKLCGNIIYRLYCDNYSVVKLACYDTSANNIYGLIYTFTVLTGLTILNVYSYMRILKVCFSGSKQTRQKAVSTCTPHLASLLNFSCGCFLEVLQSRFDMSSVPNMLRIFLSLYFLTCQPLFNPVLYGLKLSKIHRLCKSLVFGKM is encoded by the coding sequence ATGATGAACTCTTCACAGGTTTCATATTTCACACTTGCTGCCTATTTTGACATTGGGCttttaaaatacttatttttcattataactgtgtgtttttatatgttaatAGTTAGTGCCAATGTTTTGCTCATTGTGGTTATCTGTATGAACAGAAGCTTACATGAACCTATGTACCTTTTTCTGTGCAGCCTGTTTGTAAATGAACTGTATGGTAGTACAGGGTTGTTCCCATTCCTTCTGGTTCAGATCCTCTCTGACATTcacactgtttctgttttcttttgtttaatgcagattttctgtttgtacACTTatgtaaatgttcagttttataATTTAGCTGTCATGTCTTATGACAGATACCTTGCTATCTGTTTTCCTCTGCAATATAACATGCGTATGACGTCTAAAAAGGTTGCCATTCTAATTGCTGTAACATGGTTATTCCCTCTTCTTGCAATTGTTGTAATGATTTCATTGAATGCCTCTTTAAAGCTGTGTGGAAATATCATTTAcagactgtactgtgacaactACTCTGTGGTGAAACTGGCATGCTATGATACATCAGCCAACAACATCTATGGACTCATTTACACTTTCACTGTATTAACTGGTCTTACGATACTAAACGTTTACAGTTACATGAGAATtcttaaagtttgtttttctggttctAAACAGACCAGACAGAAAGCTGTCAGTACCTGCACACCTCACCTTGCTTCCCTGCTCAACTTCTCTTGTGGTTGTTTCTTGGAAGTATTACAGAGCAGATTTGATATGAGCAGTGTACCCAATATGTTGCgcatttttttatcattatactTCCTCACTTGCCAACCGCTCTTCAACCCTGTACTGTATGGATTGAAACTGTCTAAAATACATAGATTATGTAAAAGTCTTGTCTTCGGTAAAATGTGA